A single window of Oxyura jamaicensis isolate SHBP4307 breed ruddy duck chromosome 3, BPBGC_Ojam_1.0, whole genome shotgun sequence DNA harbors:
- the DSE gene encoding dermatan-sulfate epimerase isoform X3, with amino-acid sequence MYETSYRRGWGFQYLHNHQPTNCVALLAGSLVLMNQGYLQEAYLWTKQVLAIMEKSVVLLQDVTDGSLYEGVAYGSYTTRSLFQYMFLVQRHFDINHFSHPWLKQHFAFMYRTVLPGFQRTVAIADSNYNWFYGPESQLVFLDKFVMRNGSGNWLAEQIRRNRVVEGPGTPSKGQRWCTLHTEFLWYDASLHSVPPPDFGVPKLHYFEDWGVVTYGSALPAEINRPFLSFKSGKLGGRAIYDIVHKNKYKEWIKGWRNFNAGHEHPDQNSFTFAPNGVPFITEALYGPKYTFFNNVLMFSPAVSKSCFSPWEGQITEDCSSKWLKYKHDLAGDCQGRVVAAMERSGVVFIRGEGVDAYNPKLKLRKLQRNLILLHPQLLLVVDQIHLEDDSPLEAATSFFHNVDVPFEETVVDGVHGAFIRHRDGIYKMYWMDDTGHSEKATIASRMYPRGYPYNGTNYVNVTTILRHPVTRAIYLFIGPSVDVQSFTVRGDSQQLDVFVTTSEHAYAVYLWTVEEGPRSAFAQVIADRQKIVFDRASAIRSSAVPEVKDYVGIVERNLQRFKPVFQQLEKQILSRVQNTASFRKTAERLLRFSDKRQTEEAIDRIFAISQRQQQQHGRAKKNRKVTKGYKFVDAVPDIFAQIEVNERKVRQKAQTQAQKELPVDEDEEMKDLLDFADITYVKHKTGVSIKGRSGLAQMMTTARSSAPSISASYTRLFLILNIAIFFVMLAMQLTYFQKAKRLHGQRCLYAILLVDSCILLWLYTSCSQSQC; translated from the exons ATGTACGAAACATCATACAGACGTGGATGGGGTTTCCAGTACCTCCATAACCACCAGCCTACCAACTGTGTGGCCCTGCTGGCTGGAAGCCTGGTTCTGATGAATCAAG gctaCCTTCAGGAAGCTTACCTGTGGACCAAGCAAGTGTTGGCAATCATGGAGAAGTCAGTGGTCCTGCTGCAGGATGTCACAGATGGCTCCCTCTACGAAGGGGTGGCTTATGGCAGCTACACAACCAGATCGTTGTTTCAGTACATGTTTCTTGTCCAAAGGCACTTTGATATCAATCACTTCAGCCACCCCTGGCTCAAGCAGCACTTTGCATTTATGTACAGGACTGTCTTGCCAG ggtTTCAGAGAACTGTGGCCATTGCGGACTCCAACTACAACTGGTTCTATGGGCCAGAGAGCCAGCTGGTGTTTCTAGACAAATTTGTCATGCGCAATGGCAGCGGGAACTGGTTGGCAGAGCAGATCAGAAGGAACCGGGTGGTGGAGGGCCCAGGGACTCCATCCAAAGGGCAGAGGTGGTGCACTCTCCACACTGAATTTCTCTG GTATGATGCAAGTTTGCACTCTGTACCTCCACCAGACTTTGGGGTTCCAAAGCTACATTACTTTGAGGACTGGGGAGTGGTAACTTATGGAAGTGCTTTGCCAGCTGAAATCAACaggcctttcctttccttcaagTCAGGAAAGCTGGGAGGACGTGCAATATATGATATTGTTCATAAGAACAAGTACAAAGAGTGGATCAAGGGATGGAGGAACTTCAATGCTGGTCATGAACACCCGGACCAGAACTCCTTTACTTTTGCTCCCAATGGTGTACCTTTCATAACAGAAGCTCTGTATGGgccaaaatatactttttttaataatgtgttGATGTTTTCCCCTGCTGTGTCCAAGAGCTGCTTCTCCCCATGGGAAGGGCAGATTACAGAGGACTGTTCTTCAAAGTGGCTCAAATATAAACATGACTTGGCTGGTGACTGTCAGGGACGAGTGGTTGCTGCCATGGAGAGAAGCGGAGTGGTTTTTATCAGGGGAGAAGGAGTGGATGCATACAATCCTAAACTGAAGCTGAGAAAATTGCAAAGAAACCTTATACTTCTCCATCCTCAGCTTCTGTTGGTGGTGGACCAAATCCACCTAGAAGATGACAGTCCCCTAGAGGCAGCAACCAGTTTCTTCCACAATGTGGATGTGCCTTTTGAAGAAACAGTTGTTGATGGGGTCCATGGGGCATTTATTAGACACCGTGATGGGATATATAAGATGTACTGGATGGATGATACTGGCCACAGTGAGAAAGCTACCATTGCCTCAAGGATGTATCCCCGGGGCTACCCTTACAATGGAACAAACTACGTGAATGTAACAACCATCTTGCGGCACCCTGTCACGAGAGCCATTTACCTGTTCATTGGGCCCTCCGTTGATGTGCAGAGCTTCACGGTCCGCGGAGATTCTCAGCAGCTGGATGTCTTTGTTACCACCAGTGAGCACGCTTATGCCGTTTACCTGTGGACTGTTGAGGAAGGGCCCCGTTCTGCCTTTGCACAGGTTATTGCAGACCGCCAGAAAATTGTCTTTGACCGAGCCTCTGCCATTAGGAGCTCTGCAGTGCCAGAAGTGAAGGACTATGTAGGGATTGTGGAGAGGAACCTGCAGCGTTTTAAGCCAgttttccagcagctggagaagcagaTACTATCTCGTGTACAAAACACAGCTAGCTTTAGGAAGACTGCTGAGCGCCTGTTGAGGTTTTCAGATAAAAGACAGACAGAGGAGGCCATTGACAGAATATTTGCAATctcacagaggcagcagcagcagcatggcagagcaaagaaaaatagaaaggtaACCAAAGGCTACAAATTTGTTGATGCTGTTCCTGACATTTTTGCACAAATTGaggtaaatgaaagaaaagtgcGTCAAAAGGCACAGACTCAAGCACAAAAAGAGTTGCCTGTAGATGAAGATGAGGAAATGAAAGATCTTTTGGATTTTGCAGATATCACTTATGTGAAGCACAAAACTGGAGTGTCAATCAAAGGCCGATCAGGGCTGGCACAGATGATGACAACTGCTCGAAGCAGTGCCCCATCAATATCGGCCTCTTACACCCGCCTCTTTCTCATTCTCaacattgctattttttttgtcatgttagCAATGCAGCTCACATATTTTCAGAAGGCCAAGAGACTGCATGGCCAAAGATGTCTGTATGCAATACTTTTAGTAGACAGCTGTATATTATTGTGGCTGTATACTTCGTGTTCTCAGTCACAATGTTAG